In Rhinolophus sinicus isolate RSC01 linkage group LG01, ASM3656204v1, whole genome shotgun sequence, the genomic stretch TCTTCAGCAGAAGTCAACAAACCACACGTGTGTTTTTgcacacattaaaaacaaacaaacgaaaaactgTTCTGCAGAAAGCTGGCACGTGGAAACCTTAAGAAAAGTATAATCTGTACTCACATTCATTTGGTCACATTGTTACTCAAATATTCACAAGCTTAGGCGTGTGCCTAATCAGCATTTTGGAAAGGTACTGAAAGACTGGAATATGGTCTTTTCCTCCTACTCATGACAGTCTAGTAAAAGAAAGCCTACACTCATTCTTCTGATAGtgcttttttgaaatgtttttaaatgtttccatatgAGAACATAACAAAGGCAATCAATGacagattaattttattttggatagAAACTTCAGAAAATTGCCTTCGATTTCATCACTCTGCAATATTCAGTGCTAAACAAAATGTGCTACAAAGCCAGCCTGCTCTGACATAGAAATTCTCTGTATTCCTAGAATTCTCCAACTAACAGTCTTCCACTCACAATGAAGTAGTGTAAGatacacacattttttaagtCAAATGTAGCCATACAATTTGATTCTAAGAGAAGAACGTTCTACATCTAAAAATAATACTTCCGTGCAGTTTGCATCAAAAgctaactgtaaaaaaaaaaatgtattgtcaaGAGGTGAAGTTTTAAGAtgatgtttcttttcctctcccagaGACTTTATTACAAAGCCCCATGGTGCAATCCCAAGTTTCTAAGTGACCTGCAGAATAAAAAGATGATTTTGTTATCAAGCATGTCAATTCAACATGGACACAACCATCAGCTTTCAATCTATAGGGAGTTAAGGTCAAATATCAGATACTAAATTGTTCAAAAAGATGAGTTAAAATGAATATAGGTACAAAAGAATTTCCATGGAACTGTTCTGAGGCATCAACTAAGAACAATATGTGATCCCACCCTGGATTctgtacagaaagaaagaaaaaaataaggacattgtTGGGTCCTTAAAAATTTGTATATAGACCATAGATTAGATAAGACTATCAAAGTTAGATTTTGTAAAGTTCATAACTATACTGTGGTTATTTAAGAGAATGACTTTGTTCTTAGGAAGTACACACTGAGGTATATAGAGGTAAAATGATATGGTAATATAACTTCAGctgactcagaaaaaaagatatatctatagacagagagaaagagacaaagacaaaagGAGAAGGGCAGAGACAAAAAATGATATAGCTAACAGAGCCAAAGgttaacaattggtgaatctgAGTAAaaggtgtatgagggttctttgtactattcttgcagCTTTCCTCTAagcttgaaattatttccaaataaaagaaaataataaaggtaatgCTTTCTTTGATAACCATACTCAAAGCGAATCATTTATTTCCCCCTTAGCAGTTGTGTGTTACCTTTGCAGCatcttattttgaatttcttgtaTATTGCTCTGAACTTTTACTTAAATTGCCCTCTCTCCATTTCTGCtagaggggtgttgaagtctctGACTAGAATAGTGAAGTCATCTGCTTCTCCTTGCAGTtccatgaggttttttttttacctcatgtAGTTTCTTGCTCTGTTGTTGAGTGCATACATGttaaggattgttatgtcttcttggagaattgaccttTATCATCATGCAATTCCCTGTCCATTCCAAATTCATTTCCTAGTAATCTGCCCAATATTGACCCTGTCCTAGCATAAGGTATTGTTTATACCTATTTTGACTAATAATGTGCTATTAATACCAACACagtataaaggaaatatttaaaactgtttgTCAGAAtacctggatttttaaaatgtagtttctccttttcctttactTTATGAAGAAATTCAGTGGctggaaataaatagaaaattctgaATACAGCATTGTTTCATCTTAAggttaaaaaattgtttattagCTAAAAGACATGATGTAATATCCataaaccataaaggaaaagactaaGAAGCTCaagtatagaaaatgaaaaacttcttCAAACAATAAACTGTGAaacatatttgtatacatttaataaaatatttgtctcttactaaaaatatttatttctttaatttatttcttggTTATTTCTAACAAATCAGTGAGacatacatgtatgcatatttctatatatatgtatagtaataTTTGAATATCACAAGAAATATTAACAATGGTTATTTCTGAGTAGTAGGAAAGGTGTGTGGGGGAAAAGGGGATACTTTTACTTTTCacttataatttttgtattgtttgaaatttttactaAAACCATGTACATCCTTATTTGAACCCACAGAATAACAGCTGATTAACTTGTGAATAGCATTTCTCAAATGCTAAAAGGTAAGAgtggttaatatttatttatggtttaCTCTGTGCAAGCTACTGTTCTAACCTCTTAACATGCATAATTTCAGTTAATCAACCCAACAAtcatcccattttgcagaagaggaaactaaaaaatagagaggttaagtaacttgcctgaagtcacgCAGATAGTAAATAGTGGGCTTTAGATTCAAACCCAGAGCATCTAACGCTGGGGGCTAGACTTTTAACTACCATATAAGTAAAATACTCCCAAAACATCTGGTATCAGTTTGGTCCGGTTTATGTTTTTAGACCTACTTTGTTCTTTGACCGTGTGTCCAAAGATAAATTTTTGGATGATTTTTGTTCTGTGGCATTTGCTTCCCTTGCAGAGCTGCTGGTGGCATTTTTATTCGTTGCTCCTCTTCTTAACTTCACACCTGGAAATACATGTAGTAACCATATctgcacaactttttttttaaaaaaatgagtctaCCCAAGTTCCCTTCCAGAGTGCTTTGGTCCCATCACCAAAGTGTCTGAGAAATAAGACTTCCCTGATTTCGATAATGGAGGGAAATCAAGTCATAAATGCACCCAGTTCTTTTTAATTCAACCAGAGAGATCCGATTACTATAACAACTTTGACCTTACTTTGTGAATTTCCCTCCCAGTTTTACTTTAATTTCTCTAAGCAGATGAAAGTGAACAGACTTACTCTGTTTGTGGGCATATTCTGCTGCCTTGGGTGCTGTTAACATGGCAAAAGGATGCAAGGAGAGGTGGAAAGGTGTAGCATGGGGAacctgaaagggaaaaaatgctgCTTTTAAAAGCTGCACACACTTTGTGCTGTTAATGCCTATTAGTTACCGCTCTTGGCCTGTTGACCCAACCCATAGTTCTTAGATGTTACTACAGTCCACTGGTGAGGCTCATGTTTCATTCGTCATGCACATTCACGAACTGCCTTCTACTCCCTCGCTGGGTTCTCTTTACCTAGAATGCCATTTCACACACTGGTGCTCGTCAAATAGTTCCCTTTACCTAGAATAGTGACGTCCTCCTTTGTTGCCTAGAGGCTCTTACTTTGTCTAGAGGCTCCTACCTTTCCTTTGAGGTgtagctcaaatgtcaccttttctgAGAAACTTGCCGCGACATCTCAAGACCTCAACTCTCCCATGctggcctcctgcctcccaccccaccccaagacaGAATGATTGACTTGCTCATCTGTGGATTCAAAGCATGATGTCACATAGAACAAACCAAGTGTGTTATAGTTAGTTATAATCCACTGTCTATTGCACTACACTGGACACTTCTTTAGGGCTAGaactgttccttccttccttcattcaataCGTTTCCATTGAGCACCTACGATGGGCCAGGCTCTGTTTTAGGAGCTGTAGTTAGTAAGACAGACAAAGCTCCTGCCTTTCTAGGGCCGAGTGAGGAGAGACAAAAAAACTAACTATTAGACAACCAGGGTGATTATACATTGTGATAAGTTTAATAAGTAAACTAAACAGATGATGTGTTAGGGAGTTACTGGGCAGCCACCATTTCAgatggaaaagacagagaaagtcTCTAGAAGGAAGCCATGTTTCAGCTGAGACTGGTAGGATGAGCAGGAGCCAGCCATGGGAAGACCTGTGAGGCAAACGGAACAAGAAGGACTTCTTGGAATAAGCTTGTGCTTTCCACACATAGAAAGGAACCCTGTGTGGCTAGACCATAGTGAGAAAGGGGAAGATTGTAGAAGAGGCTGAAGAGGAACGAAGAATCCAGATCACATGGGTCCTTGTTGGTCATGGTACAGAGTTATACATTGAAATTGATTCCAGGGAGCAATGGGagccattgaaatatttttaagcagtATTGTTACAAGGTCTGATTtaggtttaaaatgaaaaacaactgctatgtggagaatggattggagtgTGGAAGGCGGGAGGCTGGTTAGCTAATTTAACCTTTTATCTCCACTGCCTCAgagagtgcctagcacatagtaggcactcaaatgtTATTGACTAGCTCAATAACTATGATTCTAGTAAAGGCAATAGTGGTTAACAGCATGAACTTTGGTGTCAAACTGACtgtatttgaacccaggctgcACCATCTATAAAATGTGTGATATTGGGCacgtcatttaacttctctgtatcCGTTTCTTCgtgtgataataataataccagtaCCTAGTTTATAGATTTGTGGTAGGGATTAAAGAGTTAgcatatgtaaagtgcttagaatagtgtgTGGcacataatacaatatagtagctttaaatttaatgataataattattattactgatatctatcatcatcatttttCTCCCTGACTCAGTTCTCTCTATTGCATAGTTACCCATGGCGGCAACGTGGCCACCACCTCCCCCATAGGATCCAGAGAATGGTTGAGTGAATTGCTGACAAATAACTAATCAGAGCCAGGAGGCCTAAAATAATTAACATCTCACTGCAAGATAAACAATTTTCTGCCTCCTCACTGATAGAGATTGaggttttatatttacagaactCTTATTTCGAAGGAGTAAAAGTTGATTACACAATTCTCTTTATGTAGGCATTTGAACAAATATTCCATTTCATCAGTAGGACACTCTTGTATGATATATAACTGAGGCAAACAGCAAACAACAaggacaacaaaacaaataattatttttagatttagtAGGGCAGTAGAAAATTTTCTACTCTATTTTATCATACAAAGCTCTTAATGATCACACTTTTAATGATCAAGTCCCTACATAATTGGTATCCCTTTGAAGTAGGTAGAAATTTGTATTTCCACAGGAATTTGAGCTCAAAGATCATTGTGTAGTTTATATATAGATGGGGTatttggggacttttttttttttaagaaagggactatatttatatattattttgtaattgcaacaGGCATGACTGAGCAGAGACCTGGAAGAGGCCTGTGTTCCTGACAGCTCTGTGGAGCTGTGGTACCAGCCCTGGTCTGCCTACCTCCAGAATCCTTTTGCGTGAGAAGTAAACATCTGTTTTTCAATATTACTATGGGTTTTCGGTTGTATCCTACAGAAAACATGTATTAAACAATAAATGAGGATGTGTTTGTTCTCTTTGTTGATAGAACAGATAGAGCCCCCTTAGCAGGGGCAGTTCTAAAATTGACCTCAGTCTTTTATTCAAATGacaaaaaatacttattgagagTTTACTTCATATCCAGCATTGTAAAGAAGTAAACCTAAGCATAAACTGTCGCCTTCAACCTCAAGAAGCACCTAATCTATTCAGAAAGCTGACCCTAAAGCACAGAAAGTAATTGAAAGGAGGCTTTATACAAGTATGGGGCAATTATAGCTATGATAATAGTCCTTTAGGATAATGTATGCCAGatacaagaaaaagagaattggcgtgaacacacaatgggatttatagatgatgtaatacagaattgtacacctgaaatctatgtcattttactaacaattgtcaccccaataaattaaaaaaaaaacacagagagaattGGCTCAtatgtcattcttttcttttagtggttagacatttatatagcttatgcAGTGCTCCCCTCAGGAAGTCTTGTCATACGTCGTTCTGCTGCATTTCTGCACTTAGAAGACACAAGCTTCCCACGTTCTAGTTTCTCTGTTTACTGAAGATAGAACCCAATGATTTTAAAGGTCATTTCCAGCTGAAATAGTCTCTGAGTCCTGATGATCTGATGATTCAGGCAAGCAGTTAATGTAGCCTCCTGTGTGGTTTATATACAAAAGTGTTTAAAAGTAGGATGCAATTTAAATCCTAAGCTTAGAGTGAATCATAGcttcttttttcagtttaatgtaACTTACTCACAGCTTCATTGTATCAATGTAAAAGTGTTGTTATGATTGTTATTTCTTGATTCAAGTACTTATGGAGGGCCAAATTATGTCCAAAGcacattcaacaaaaatttcttCCAACTGTAAGGGGAAGGGGTAGAAGATGAGATGTGTAaagtccttttcctttttccctctttctccattaaatggagctgaagaatatttttattgcttgctttatttgttgaaggaagatttatgcttattttttcttcaatttaaaattaagtagGACCGTTTACATTTATCTGAACCTAATTGTAAATAACTCCCTCTTGTGTGAGGTCCTTAGTTGATTTCTTCTATGGATCCAAGGTCCTCAGCAGAAACATGACTCCTTATCATGAATAAAACCTGAAGCTAATATTAATAGATTAGTGAACAACACTCGGCCTTTCTGTCACCAGGTGGCAGCAAATAGTTCTGAAGAAAGCCATCCAGCCTATGCACAGTACCCATATTGTATCATGTGGCCAATTCTGGTGGCCGGAAATTCTACATAATCTGATTAGTGTTCAACAGGGCTTTAAGGTCTTGTTGGGGAGGATTTTAGCTGTTGCTTGGGAGACATTTTATCCAAAGGAATCAAAGGTCaatcaaatatataaagcaattagaGAAGAACTTTTGgcaataactattttttttttttgagcaaccCATCTCCTAgttaaaaagtttgaaattgtTAAGCCCCAAAGACTGTTTTAGAATAGCTCTTATAATTTGCAATCTTTGAATTGCCACATGAGAGGGTCTGGTATTCCTTATTTAAGATGTGGaggagctccctgagggcagcagATGTGTGGCCACAGGATAAAGCCCTGAGCAGGGAGGAACTTGGGAGGCCCACAGAGGTAGATGATCCTGACTCTTGTATTTGTAGCTCAAATCATATCAAACACTTTGTGATATTTCATTGTCTAAAATACACAAAgtttatgttatattaataatacACATGGATGCTTGATGagctatttaatttttgaatatttagaacagtggttctcaaccagctGTGATTTTGCCTCTTAGGGGGCATTTAGCAAAGTCTAGAGACGTTTTTGGTTGTCATGACTTAGGGGAAGCTACTGGCATCTCATGGGTACAGGATTacccagggatgctgctaaacttcCCACAAGGCACAGGCCAGACTGACTCCATCCCCTACACACAACAGAGAATTATCTGGTCTAAaatgttgagaaaccctgatttagTGGGACATAGAGGAAATCAGATACCCAACCCCCGAATATCAGAACCTTAACTGTAGCTCGTATTTTGAGGTTACCAGGAGCCAAGCACTAAGGGCTTTACGGGTTCTAAGTCTCTTCATTGGCCACAACAACCCCATCTTCTTGTTCCTCTTTTTGCAAATGAAGTCGAGACTGACAGATCTGAGAAGACTCGTCTAGCGTTATTCTGCTGGTTACGGAGCTGGGggagctggggttcaaacccCAGCCGCCTGCCTTTGGAACCCTTGTGCTTAACCATTGTACAAAGTGTCTTTCATGTACACATCAATAAAGGAGCCCACACTCATCCACTGCATCAATAAGCAAACGCAGACCTTTGAAGGAAAGTCCCTTCTACGAGTACATTATCTATTTCCCTTCAGCGCTGCTCATTATGTAGTCTATGTGCACAGCTGGGCTTTTTATTATGGGTCACTGATGGTGAGGACGGAGACCGTGGATAGCAGAACAGAGAAGGTGACGAGTCAAGGCTCTttaatgaataagtgagtgaacaGATGGATAGGTAGAGATTGGCTGGCCCCCCTCGAAACATCGTGGCTTCCCATTCTGGCTCCTTTAAATGAACCTGGCTCATCCAAGTTACTCAGACACCCATGTTCGCAAACCTTTTTGATTGATATCCTGGCCACTGGAGGGGTTCACAGTGTCATCCGCTCCAGAATGTCATTGTCCATATTTGCCCTCTGGCCACGTGAGTCAAGACCAACAGATCAGAAATGCCTGAGGCCTGACCTAGATCTCCCCAAGGCAAcagaagatggtggtggtgggggaagcACAGTGACTGGAAACAGAGGGGTTTGGAGATcaaatatttatgtgtatgtgttgggATTGGGAgcggagaggaaggggagaggaggacaACCTGAAAGGAAGAAAGCCACAGAAGAAAACAAGCAGGAATGTAACAGTATGGTTCACTTGGATCTCCAAGAAACCCAGAGAGCTGGgctttttttaaaagccaagggCAGCTTAGTTTCTGAACAGTATCAGGCCTGGGGTGATATGTCAGCGCCAATATAAGATATGGGAACTACGAGAAAAGCAATCTTGTCTGGCTTGCTCACCATTATATTCCCTGCATCTACAGctatattgaatgaatgaatgaatgaatgaatgaagttgagACTAGAGTGACCAGGGGAACCTGAGTCTCAGGACTACAGCCAGGTTACATGTGGATTCAGATAACAGGACAGTTTGCTTCAAAGTTATAACTCTTAGTAAATATTTGGCTCCTGAGCTGGACCTGGTGGGCTCTTGACTTTATTCAGCCGCCCTGTTTGCAGTATGGTCTACGGGTAAAAGAACAAGGGAGGCAGATGCTCCTGTAGACATagccctgccccttccctgctCTCCCTTCCAAATCCAGTGGGGACATGGAAAGCAATAGAAGGCCTGGATATGAGGGGTGGgttctccctgcttccttccctgactccctCCTACTACACATCCCTGCCCACCCCATTCTCCCTTTCCTGTTCCTCCTTCTAGAGGCATCTAAAGCTAAAGGGATCAGTAGTTCACCTCTAAGTAGCAGCCCATATgtacatgtttattaaatgttcACACATTCATAAATAGCAAAAGCTGAACTGACCGTAAAGATCATTCAGAAAACTCTATCTTTTTAAAGGTCAGTATATGGAAGTCCAAAGAGGGAAAGGGACCTAGGGTTCCGTAGTAGTGGAGTCAGAACTCATACCCAGGGGCCTGGACTCCCACATCAGTGTTGCTTCTATTTCAGTGATTTCAAAGGAGTCTGATGGGAAGGAGAAATGTGGCAGCAGTCAACGAGATAATTTATCATGAGAGCGAACCTTGTAGATCTTGTCCTAGTTCTAGATGTTATGGTACATTGTACAAGAGTAGCATTTGGACTAACCAGATCTACGTTACAAAAAGTATAAGTGAAAAATTCTGTTAATCAGAAACAGAGGCAGAATCTAGACTCTAAGCCTGGTGCTCTATTTGCTGCCTCTACTCAGCCTTATGCGAAAGACATTTGTAATTACAAATACAATACAGTCCTCTATCTTAggaaagcattttataaacatttattggcCAATTAAGATATGAGTACATCtggttttgtccatttttatttaaaactgttaTTTCATGCCTGAAAATACAACATTATACCTGCATCAAATAAAGAAATTCTCTCTAAAAATCCCTTATATTGATAGTCTCAGGTCACCCCTACCTTGGTAGCACAAGAATTGGCAGAAGAATCAGCCCCATAAATTTTAAAGACTTCCTCAATTGGGATGCTGTTctgttaaacaacaacaaaaatatgtattatcatatcactgcttttcttttattacaaaaCAAAGCTATTATAGCTTCAGTATGTCTTGTATGGTGCCTGAGTGGCATAGGCACCGAATAAATAACTtctgaataaatggaaacatcAGAATATCCAGATTCCAATTATTTATGTGTTTcatctggtttttttgttttgtttgtttttgtttttattccccttgaataaatgttttcataatacaAAATAGAAGTCAAAGTCTTTTTagtacataaaaatgaaacatttacgATTAATAAATCCTAAACATTTACCAACATtggttgaaaaagaaaataaatatgcattaataGTACATTGTGCATAGGAAATACACAATCTCCATATATGCACATAATGTTCTTTTCCTTACCATTAAGATTCCAGCATAAGATGATAAAATCATTGCTTCTCTTTCTCTATGGTTTGGATATATGGGTCTGGCACGGAATGGCCTTTTCCTaagagagaatatgaataaatatgaatgttTTATTCTTGTTGTTTTTGATACCTGCTGAGGTTATGACAATAGTCCATAAATAATCTCCCGTATCTGTGTGCTATGTACTTGTTTACAAAATTGATATGATTAATCTGCCATCAGTAAAGTACACATTTTGAATTCTGAATCTTCCAACAGTGGTGATGAACTTGCCCTCATCTATCCATGGATTTGCAGTTATCAAACATTGTCAGACTGGTCATTATGGTGGACAGTTACGGTTTTGCCAACCAGGAACCTTTACCTTCTTGTGGCAATTTGCTTGGGGGGAACTGCCTTATGCTACTGTAAGCCTCTGTGCTTCTAGGGAAGCAGACAACACCCCTGGATTCCAAAGATAGATAACAACTGTGGACGAAGCTAGTCAGCATCCCCCACTCCACCACCAGACAAGTCAGGGCAAACAGAGCCATTGAGACAcaattctgtgatttaaaaataaaaatccattctcTCCTGAACTGAATGTTGCAATACAGTGGGCTGAAAAGGAGTAGTGCCCACACAGAAGAAATAGTCAGGAGGCAGGTCCACTGACGACATGGTTTGAGTTTTGAATTGAGTCCTGCCTAACGCAGACCGACCCATGGACTCTTCAAACAGAGGCAATAAatctctctccacctcctcctccttttttttttttttcctttccttaagtCTGTTCAAACTGGATTTTCTGCTTCTTACAACTACATGCTGATACAACCATCCAGGACCAGGTGTGTGTCCTAAGgtcatgaaaacagaaaaaataagagacCTTTGGAATAGTTATTCAATTCTGGCCTCAATTAGTAAGAACGTTAGTTTCACGTTCTTACTAATTGAGTGTGTCTGCCTGGCCTACATGGAGAAAATGCCAATAATCCTGGAAAGGAAATTATTCTGTGATTCAAACAGCTCAACTCAGGTAACATTCTGATTAAATGCTTAAGAAGTTGTGTTTGATTGTCCTTATGAAAAGATTGCAGCCTTTAACTACATAATTGGCCATCTTAAAAAGCATGACATGTACATTATAAAGCACAGTCATGTTTCTAAGGCGGAACATTCTATGCAAGAAAGATTTTCATCTGATAGAAACAATTAGCAGGCCggcacggtggctcaggtggttggagctccatactcctaacaccaaaggctgccggttcgattcccacatgggccagtgggctctcaagcacaagattgccggttcgactcctgcaagggatggtgggctgtgccccctgcaactaacaatggcaactggacctggagcgccctccacaactaagactgaaaggacaacttgacttgaaaaaagacctggaagtacacactgttccccaataaagtcctattccccttccccaataaaatctttaaaaaaaaaaaaaattaacagagatGCAACATATGTAAACACATATGTTTTACAACTTCCCCAAGTTGACAACTGTGGGATTTCTTCAGGTTTCTAGAAGGAGGGAGATATTCCCCCTGCAGTGTTTTCAAATCAGAGTGCCTCATGGTAGAAGACCCTACATAGAACTTCCTCCGTCATTATTCATAGTCacagatttaaaaagcaaaactatttcAACTTACACTTTCTCCCACTCCAGCCAAGTGAGGTCTTCTGAGTGATGCAGCCACTGCAAAGCAACACTGATGGCCAAGTCATAGTGTGCCTGcagcaggaagcacagagagcaaAGGAACTGGCTTAGACGTTGGCCAAAGCACTTCTTGGGCCCAATGACAGTGGCACTGCTAAGCCTAGCCTACTGTTTTGTCAAATCCACAATGGTGAGGATCATCCACCCTGTCCAGGAACCTGATGCTCGGACAGAAATCATTAGGCTGCTCCAGGCATTACATTTATGTCCCACCAGAGCAGTTGTTCTGGGTTGTGTGGGtcaaaaaagaaaggacagattCTTAGAAAGAATACTAAACTGGGAATCAGGGAATCTGGGCTCAAATCTAGGTTCTGCCAACAATTTGTAGTATATCCTCAAGTGAGCAATTGGTGTTCTCTGGGCTTCcgttttcttaaattttgaaataaaaaaaaggtgaaggtggaggaagagggACCCAGAAAATAACTTCTAATTCTGTGAGTAGACTGACAGAAATGCGCTCCCACGGGCAGAGGGGAAGTGGTGTGTCCACCTGGGGAATCCTGGGAGGCTTCAGAGAGGAGGCCATGGTAGAGCTGGGGCTTGAAGGATGCGGAGAATTTCTGTAGATGGAGAAAGACCTCCAGGTTGGGGAGCCAGCTTGAGTTAGACCTGACTAAGTGACCTGCTAAGAGTCCCAGAGACAGTAAAAAGCTGAGGACTAATTCGAATGTCCATTCCTTTCCTCACCCCCAGAAAAGGGAaggttggtttggtttttgtattttaagatgGGTTCTAAGATTCTATCTAATGCCAACATTCTCTAAACAAtggaattatttctatttcttccaggGACTGAACCAAACTGAAAAGtgaatccaaaaaaacaaaagaagaaggaggaggaggaggaggaggaggaggaggaggaggaagaaagagagagagagagagagagagagagagagagagagagagagagaagaaaaagaaagaaaaaatagacagtGATCCATTGTTGAAACTTAATCCAAAGGTTGATGCATGGACCAGCAGCCCTGACATCACCTGTTTgctcattagaaatgcaaattcccagacctcctgaatcacAGAGCCTTGTAATAAGACCgcattgaagtttgagaagcagttAATCTAATCAATTTAATCTCTCCATTTAATGCATGCACGGAGAAGCACTTTAGAATAGCAAATGCTTATTCAGCTACGGGGAAGTCAGGGAGAGGGGGTGTGGGACGGAGAGATCCTCTCTTCTTTGTTAGGGCAAGAATAGGGAAAGCTGAGGGTTTACTCATTTCTTTTGAATTCATTCTTTACACACTTTCTTCCTTTATGAGAAGTAAACTTTTATTCCATAACATGAACCTGAGTTTCAACCTGAACAATAACACAAAGAATTTTAGGACTATTCAGTTCTTTGGTTTTTGTCCATTAATGcaaagggtaaagaaaaaagtattacatTTGAGAACTACATGATAGCTAATCCTGTccaaaaaatgttaacatcttcTGTGTAACATTTATCCTtgcactcctttagcttttgAATCTTTTCTAATAGCAAAAGTCtcaggacttttattttctcgttctttttgctttcagtttaatGAGTTGAAAAGCCCATATGGAGAATGCTAGGATGAGAAGATGAGAAAGAGAACATTCTGGG encodes the following:
- the LG01H2orf80 gene encoding uncharacterized protein C2orf80 homolog isoform X6, with translation MERRLLKKEMKKLLGDYIGIRLRENEFDPKGRRQLTFLDDMAHYDLAISVALQWLHHSEDLTWLEWEKVKRPFRARPIYPNHREREAMILSSYAGILMNSIPIEEVFKIYGADSSANSCATKVPHATPFHLSLHPFAMLTAPKAAEYAHKQSVKLRRGATNKNATSSSAREANATEQKSSKNLSLDTRSKNKPLNFFIK
- the LG01H2orf80 gene encoding uncharacterized protein C2orf80 homolog isoform X7 — protein: MERRLLKKEMKKLLGDYIGIRLRENEFDPKGRRQLTFLDDMAHYDLAISVALQWLHHSEDLTWLEWEKVKRPFRARPIYPNHREREAMILSSYAGILMNSIPIEEVFKIYGADSSANSCATKVPHATPFHLSLHPFAMLTAPKAAEYAHKQSVKLRRGATNKNATSSSAREANATEQKSSKNLSLDTRSKNKVT
- the LG01H2orf80 gene encoding uncharacterized protein C2orf80 homolog isoform X4, whose amino-acid sequence is MASSLKPPRIPQAHYDLAISVALQWLHHSEDLTWLEWEKVKRPFRARPIYPNHREREAMILSSYAGILMNSIPIEEVFKIYGADSSANSCATKVPHATPFHLSLHPFAMLTAPKAAEYAHKQSVKLRRGATNKNATSSSAREANATEQKSSKNLSLDTRSKNKQLSCYIYQLPLLSPSHWTLIICDQQQWERSPSTRIGASRAATTNAAATAPTCSPTSAAATPSVWTAAAGCCMSAPTTRATSTSWGVVTTPTTSSGWASATRSAPAAQFLVPALTG